A single region of the Pseudomonas sp. GGS8 genome encodes:
- a CDS encoding SDR family oxidoreductase produces the protein MKNLTKVIVVIGAGSIGQAIARRVSPGKHVVLADLKQENADAAAKVLFEAGFEVTTAIVDVSSRESVQALVQTATAIGDITGVIHAAGVSPSQAPAATILRVDLYGTAVVLEAFGNVIAEGGSAIVIASQSGHRLPALSAEQNKALATTPADDLLALPMLQADQVTDPLNAYQISKRGNSLRVMAEAVRWGKRGARVNTISPGIIFTPLARDELSGPRGEGYRRMIELSAAGRGGTPDEVGALGALLMGPEGTFITGSDFLMDGGVTAAYWYGDLAPS, from the coding sequence ATGAAAAATCTTACGAAAGTGATTGTCGTTATTGGCGCCGGCTCAATCGGCCAGGCCATTGCCCGCCGAGTCAGTCCCGGCAAGCATGTTGTGCTGGCGGATCTGAAACAGGAGAACGCCGATGCAGCGGCAAAGGTCTTGTTTGAGGCAGGATTCGAGGTCACCACGGCCATCGTAGACGTCTCTTCTCGTGAATCAGTCCAGGCGCTGGTGCAGACCGCGACGGCCATTGGCGACATCACCGGTGTCATCCACGCTGCGGGGGTTTCACCCTCTCAAGCGCCGGCTGCAACCATTTTGCGGGTTGATTTATATGGCACGGCAGTCGTGCTTGAGGCGTTCGGCAATGTCATCGCCGAAGGCGGTTCCGCGATCGTGATCGCATCACAATCCGGCCATCGCTTGCCCGCATTGAGCGCCGAACAAAACAAAGCGCTGGCGACAACCCCAGCGGACGATTTGCTCGCGCTCCCGATGCTGCAAGCCGATCAAGTCACCGATCCGTTGAACGCTTACCAGATATCCAAGCGTGGCAACTCGTTGCGAGTCATGGCTGAAGCAGTGCGTTGGGGCAAACGCGGCGCGCGGGTCAATACGATCAGCCCCGGCATCATCTTTACACCGCTGGCGCGGGACGAATTGAGCGGCCCACGCGGTGAGGGTTACCGGCGCATGATCGAACTGAGCGCGGCAGGACGCGGCGGCACGCCGGATGAGGTGGGCGCCTTGGGCGCGCTGCTGATGGGACCTGAGGGCACATTCATTACCGGCAGCGATTTTCTGATGGATGGTGGTGTCACGGCGGCGTACTGGTACGGCGATTTGGCTCCCAGTTAA
- a CDS encoding aldo/keto reductase — MQKRFLGNSGLEVSTIGLGCMGISYGYGPAMDNTAAIQLIRSAFEHGVTLFDTAEAYGPFTNEALLGEALAPFRDQIVIATKFGFKNGDVAQGIDSRPENIRAVAEASLKRLKTDRIDLFYQHRVDPNVPIEDVAGTVKQLIAEGKVKHFGLSEAGVQSIRRAHAVQPVAALQSEYSLWWREPEKEILPTLEELGIGFVPFSPLGKGFLTGAIDAGTTFAPDDFRNIVPRFSEENRRANAQLVEVLGHIAHSKNATRGQIALAWLLARKPWIVPIPGTTKLHRLEENNGAASIELTPQDLAAIESALERIQIIGDRYPAHLQQRVDR; from the coding sequence ATGCAAAAGCGTTTTTTGGGCAACAGCGGCCTTGAAGTTTCAACCATCGGTTTGGGCTGCATGGGCATCAGCTACGGCTACGGCCCTGCGATGGACAATACAGCCGCCATTCAACTGATCCGCAGCGCGTTCGAGCACGGCGTGACACTCTTCGATACCGCCGAAGCGTACGGCCCATTCACCAACGAAGCGCTGTTGGGCGAAGCATTGGCGCCATTTCGTGATCAGATTGTGATTGCCACCAAATTTGGCTTCAAGAACGGCGACGTGGCGCAAGGTATCGACAGCCGTCCAGAAAATATCCGTGCGGTGGCCGAGGCCTCGCTCAAGCGCCTGAAGACTGACCGCATCGATCTGTTCTACCAACATCGCGTCGATCCCAACGTGCCGATCGAAGACGTCGCCGGTACAGTCAAACAGCTGATCGCCGAAGGCAAGGTCAAGCACTTCGGCCTTTCCGAAGCCGGCGTGCAGTCGATTCGTCGGGCCCACGCCGTACAACCCGTCGCCGCCCTGCAGAGCGAATACTCGCTGTGGTGGCGTGAGCCCGAAAAAGAGATCCTGCCGACGCTTGAGGAACTCGGCATTGGTTTTGTGCCCTTCAGCCCGCTGGGCAAGGGATTCCTGACCGGTGCCATCGATGCCGGAACAACTTTCGCGCCAGACGATTTTCGCAACATCGTGCCGCGCTTCAGCGAAGAAAACCGCCGCGCCAACGCACAACTGGTCGAGGTGCTCGGCCACATCGCCCACAGCAAGAACGCGACTCGGGGTCAGATCGCCCTTGCCTGGCTGCTGGCACGCAAACCCTGGATCGTACCGATTCCGGGTACAACCAAACTGCACCGTCTTGAGGAAAACAACGGCGCTGCGTCCATCGAGCTGACCCCACAGGATCTTGCCGCCATCGAATCGGCGTTAGAGCGTATTCAGATTATCGGCGACCGTTACCCCGCGCACCTGCAACAACGGGTCGATCGTTGA
- a CDS encoding LysR family transcriptional regulator, whose amino-acid sequence MMRADLPGLTAFIAIAEQRSFSGAARVLGVSSSALSHSMRNLEARLEMRLFNRTTRSVSLTEAGQQLLDGVRPLMNDLANVVNEVTSTRITPSGSIRISASESSMRPLIRHVVPDFVVRYPHIHIEFVVDGKLQDIVGDGFDAGIRLFDDVPRDMIAIRFGPDLRFAAVASPSYLERHPAPQVPQDLKAHRCIRFRFTSGGLFRWDFKHEAQSASLDVEGQITLDNINLMIEAALAGVGVAWVPETQVADHLRDGRLIHLLAQWSPNYSGLCLYYPANRHPPIALRLFAQAVRDWASRPES is encoded by the coding sequence ATGATGCGCGCAGATCTGCCGGGGCTTACAGCCTTCATCGCCATTGCTGAACAGCGCAGTTTCAGTGGCGCGGCTCGCGTGTTGGGTGTGTCTTCTTCCGCGCTCAGTCACTCCATGCGTAACCTGGAGGCGCGGTTGGAGATGCGCCTGTTCAACCGTACTACACGCTCGGTTTCATTGACTGAGGCGGGGCAGCAATTGCTCGACGGTGTACGGCCGCTCATGAATGATTTGGCGAATGTGGTCAACGAAGTCACCTCCACCCGGATCACACCTTCAGGTTCCATCCGCATCAGCGCCTCGGAGTCATCCATGCGGCCGCTGATTCGCCATGTCGTTCCTGACTTCGTCGTCCGCTATCCGCATATCCACATCGAGTTCGTGGTCGACGGCAAGCTGCAAGATATTGTTGGCGATGGTTTCGACGCAGGCATCCGGCTGTTTGATGACGTGCCACGCGACATGATTGCCATACGTTTCGGGCCGGATTTACGTTTCGCGGCCGTTGCTTCACCCAGCTATCTTGAACGCCATCCTGCTCCCCAGGTGCCGCAAGACTTGAAAGCGCATCGATGCATACGCTTTCGCTTTACCAGTGGCGGACTGTTTCGCTGGGATTTCAAACACGAAGCGCAAAGCGCCAGCCTTGATGTTGAAGGGCAAATCACCCTGGACAACATCAACCTCATGATTGAAGCCGCGCTGGCGGGTGTTGGTGTCGCGTGGGTGCCCGAAACACAGGTTGCCGATCATCTGCGGGACGGACGGTTGATCCACTTGCTAGCGCAATGGAGCCCGAATTATTCGGGGCTTTGTCTATATTACCCAGCCAACCGTCATCCACCGATTGCCCTGCGGCTTTTCGCCCAGGCAGTCCGCGATTGGGCGAGCCGACCTGAATCGTAA
- a CDS encoding helix-turn-helix domain-containing protein, whose product MSLTSVPQMTSAESLDAYPAGQRISTTSGPAWRDVRLSVFSLTSTSEAFNMPAVAEPFIVWVTSGEAETQEREQDGPWMTSRIKRGSLFVTAAGAPYEFRWKRLSAEPFEVVMVLLGLALFEEALQDVYGANAAHATLRDISGFEDPQLVSLLQCLREEADRPKASKLFTRGVAQALCIHLARNYVELDNSSSKEASSLPAFKLRRITAWMAEHMAQEFSLALLAEQAGMSEYHFNRLFKRAVGIPPSQYQIKLRINAARRLLRETEMTVVTIANEVGYSNPSHFSRIFRKDTGFSPSDYRRQR is encoded by the coding sequence ATGAGCCTCACGTCCGTCCCGCAGATGACCTCGGCAGAGAGCCTCGATGCCTACCCCGCCGGCCAGAGAATCAGCACCACCAGCGGCCCGGCCTGGCGAGACGTACGTCTTTCGGTGTTCTCGCTGACCTCAACCTCAGAGGCCTTCAACATGCCGGCTGTGGCCGAGCCCTTTATCGTCTGGGTGACCTCGGGAGAGGCCGAAACGCAGGAGCGCGAGCAAGACGGCCCGTGGATGACCAGCCGGATAAAACGAGGGTCGCTGTTTGTGACCGCCGCCGGTGCGCCTTATGAATTTCGCTGGAAACGGTTGAGCGCCGAACCGTTCGAGGTGGTCATGGTCCTGCTGGGCCTGGCCCTGTTCGAGGAGGCATTGCAAGACGTTTACGGCGCTAATGCGGCCCATGCCACACTTCGGGATATCTCGGGGTTCGAAGACCCACAGCTGGTCAGTTTGCTGCAATGCCTGCGCGAAGAAGCCGACCGCCCCAAGGCCAGTAAACTGTTCACGCGCGGTGTCGCCCAGGCCTTATGCATCCATCTCGCACGCAACTATGTAGAACTCGATAATAGCTCGAGCAAGGAGGCGTCATCGCTACCGGCCTTCAAGCTGCGCCGGATCACCGCCTGGATGGCCGAACATATGGCGCAAGAGTTCAGCCTGGCGCTGCTGGCCGAACAGGCGGGTATGAGCGAGTACCACTTCAATCGCCTGTTCAAACGCGCGGTGGGTATTCCGCCGTCGCAGTATCAGATCAAGCTGCGGATCAATGCGGCCCGACGTCTGCTACGCGAAACGGAGATGACCGTCGTGACGATCGCGAATGAAGTCGGATACTCCAACCCGAGTCACTTCTCCCGTATCTTTCGCAAAGACACCGGCTTCTCCCCCAGCGACTACCGGCGCCAGCGTTAG